A window from Flavobacterium sp. 83 encodes these proteins:
- a CDS encoding succinylglutamate desuccinylase/aspartoacylase family protein: MIKNNSAPIVIFGESIIPGESKTINVEIARLHTTTKLNIPVIVRRSKIDGPVVLFSAGIHGDEINGVEIVRQLISKKINRPKKGTIICIPIINVYGFVNKSREFPDGRDLNRVFPGSKTGSLASRFAFHILTEIMPVVNYAVDFHAGGASRFNAPQIRLTQNNEALKILADVFNAPFTLYSKNISGSFRSSSEKMNVKMLLFEGGKSLDINNNVAEEGVNGAKRLLSHLGMLHPKHTLIKPKAPSIYIEKSGWIRAKCSGLLHDYDTIGKFIKKGTILATITDPYGKFERKVKAPNDGYVINANHSPIVYEGDAIYHMSNTNEEDEE; this comes from the coding sequence ATGATAAAAAATAATTCCGCCCCAATAGTAATTTTTGGCGAAAGCATTATCCCTGGCGAAAGCAAAACCATCAATGTGGAAATTGCCCGACTACACACTACAACAAAATTAAACATTCCTGTTATTGTTCGTCGTTCTAAAATAGATGGTCCAGTTGTACTTTTTTCAGCAGGAATTCACGGCGATGAAATTAATGGTGTCGAAATCGTTCGGCAACTTATCAGCAAGAAAATAAACCGACCAAAAAAAGGTACAATCATTTGTATTCCTATCATAAATGTATATGGATTTGTCAATAAATCCAGAGAATTTCCGGATGGCAGAGATTTAAACCGAGTATTTCCAGGAAGCAAAACCGGTTCTCTGGCTAGTCGATTTGCTTTTCATATTTTGACTGAAATCATGCCCGTTGTAAATTACGCAGTAGATTTTCATGCCGGCGGAGCCAGTCGTTTCAATGCACCACAAATTAGACTTACCCAAAACAATGAAGCATTAAAAATACTGGCCGATGTATTCAATGCACCATTTACTTTATATTCTAAAAATATTTCGGGATCTTTCAGGAGTTCCAGCGAAAAAATGAATGTAAAAATGCTGCTTTTTGAGGGCGGAAAATCCCTAGATATCAATAATAACGTTGCTGAGGAAGGCGTAAATGGAGCAAAACGCCTATTGTCACATCTTGGTATGTTACATCCAAAACATACCCTAATCAAGCCAAAAGCTCCTTCGATTTATATCGAAAAATCCGGTTGGATTAGAGCCAAATGTTCTGGATTATTGCACGATTACGATACAATTGGGAAATTTATAAAAAAAGGAACTATTCTTGCCACCATTACAGATCCGTACGGAAAGTTTGAGCGAAAAGTTAAAGCACCAAATGACGGTTACGTAATCAATGCCAATCATTCGCCTATTGTATATGAGGGCGATGCTATTTACCACATGTCAAACACTAATGAAGAAGATGAAGAATAA
- a CDS encoding 5-formyltetrahydrofolate cyclo-ligase has translation MKNKKEIRIKYKALRNSLSENELEEMSLAIANKVLTLPIWEKAYFHIFLPITEQHEVNTEFILHLLSGKDKEIILSKSDFSTRNMTHFLLTDNTKIKKNEYNIPEPIDGIEVPAHKIDVVFVPLLAFDKKGNRVGYGKGFYDKFLSECKPDVIKIGLSFFDPEELITDVFEGDVKLDYCVTPNLIHSF, from the coding sequence ATGAAGAATAAAAAAGAAATAAGAATAAAATACAAAGCCTTACGAAATTCACTTTCTGAAAATGAATTGGAAGAAATGAGTTTGGCTATTGCCAATAAAGTATTGACACTTCCTATTTGGGAGAAAGCCTATTTTCATATTTTCCTTCCCATTACGGAACAACATGAAGTAAATACTGAATTTATTCTGCATTTATTATCCGGAAAAGACAAGGAAATTATTCTATCGAAAAGTGATTTTTCGACCCGAAACATGACTCATTTCCTGCTGACCGACAATACTAAAATCAAGAAAAACGAATACAATATTCCCGAGCCTATTGATGGGATTGAAGTTCCAGCACATAAAATTGATGTCGTTTTTGTACCGCTTTTGGCTTTCGATAAAAAAGGAAATCGTGTGGGTTACGGTAAAGGATTTTACGATAAATTCTTGTCTGAATGTAAACCAGATGTAATCAAAATTGGGCTTTCTTTCTTTGATCCCGAAGAATTGATTACCGATGTTTTTGAAGGTGACGTGAAACTTGATTATTGCGTGACACCAAATTTAATTCACTCTTTTTAA